The Pirellulales bacterium genome contains the following window.
AAGCCCTCGTGGCTTTTTTCAACCTCGCCAAGTGCGAAGCAAAGCTTCGCACGGCTCGCAAAATAACGACTTACGTCGATATTTTGCCATCGCATCCCTGCGATGTCGCAGCCCGTTGAGTTCTTCAACAGGCTGCTAGGACCACGCCGCCGGGCGCAATAAGATTTGACAGCAATAAAGTTTGACGAGCGCCGCCCTGCGCGCAAGCGCCGCCGCAGACGGCCCGGACGGCTCTTAGGCCGTCGAGGGCGGTTGACAGAGAACGCGTAACGCGGTACGAAACTAGCTTCCCTCTGCGTTGCCGTGTTGTCCCTGGGTGGGATAGCCGCGGGCGGACCAGGGTGAAGGAGTGTTCTTGGCGGATTCGCCGAACGCCTGCGGACGATTGATCGATCGTCGAGGGCGTTCGCCGTGATGCACGCCCCCATCGTCTAGAGGCCTAGGACGTCGGGTTCTCAGCCCGAAAACCGGGGTTCGACTCCCCGTGGGGGTATCCCTCTAAGGTATTGGCAGGTAAGGACTTGTAAGCTTCGGCAGTTTTCAAAATCGCTTCCCTAGCTGACTCAGCCTTACCGGCCCTTACCGTCGTGTACTGCACCGGAATCTGCACCGCTTTTTCGAAGTGCTCATCCGTGACCTGCAAATAGTGCTTCTTGGCGACGGCTTCGCTATTGCCGATCCAGGCGCATACCACGTGCGCGGGGAAGGTCTCAGCTAACTCCGTCTGGCGCGTCGACCGGCAATTCTGGAACAGCTTTGGCCACGGATCGAGCCCGGCGCGTCGGATTGTCTTTAGCAGCCGCGTACGTAGGTTTGCGTTCTGGTCGCGGTATCGCGTGATCACCGGCTCGGCGCTCATCGGCCTGTCCGGTCGCAGCGACCAATCCTCGCGCCCCTCGACCTCATGGAAGACGGCTTGCAGGAGGGGCAGCAGTTCGGGGAATAGCGGCACCATGCGGTATGCCTTGCCGTCGTGGTGCTCGGTCTTGGAACTCGTCACGCGCATTCTGCCGCGCTCCCAGTCGATGTCGCCCCACTTGAGCGCCAGCGTCTCGCTAGGCGTGCGTAGTCCGCCGTAGCGGGCCAGGGCGAACACCAATTGCCATTCGATGTCGGTGCAAGCCGCGAGCACCTTAGTCGCCACATCGCGGCTCACAAAATGAAACCGGTCCTGGTTCGGCTGTACTGCAATGCCTTTCATGTCGGCGAAAGGATTGGCCGGAATCAATCGCCGCTTGACCGCGGCTCGAAATAGCTGGCGCGCTCGGCCGCAATGCCGGCGTATCGTGTTTTCGCCTAGTCGCTTCCGAAGCCAGAGACGCCATTCGTCGGCATCCCCTTCGGTCACGTCGGCCAGCGACTTATCGGCCCCGAAGAATTTGAGCAGGTCGCGCTGCACCTGCCCGAGGTTAATTCGCGTGCGCGGCTTTATGTCGGTCCTTGTCGCAAGGTATCGCTCGATGAAGGGGCCGAGCCTTTCTGTGGCTTCCTTGCCGGCACGTTCGGGCGCCAGCCCCACGGCCGCTAGTCGGTCGTACAGCTTTGCGCCAATACCACCGAGCCACGCTGCTGTTTCCTGATCGAGACTTAGCTTGGCGCCGATGGCCGCGTTGATGGCTTCTACCTTGATCTTGACCTCACGCGCGGTCTTCATCGGAACTTTGCCAAGTCGTACGCTGCGCCTTTTGCTGTCGCTGGCTATGAATTGGATTGTCCGATTGCCCTTTGCATCTGTCGAAATACTGGCCATTGAACTACGATTCTCCTTTCTCCGAATTGCGTTTTCAAAATCCCGCGGCAGGCGCGGCTCCGTCCGTCGCCCCCGCGGGTCTTGCCGTCGGCGTTCTAGCTCGCCGCGGCGGTTTTGCCCCGCATTCACCGAGCGGGGCGGCCAGGGCCATCTTGTCAGGACGGTCCTGCGGTTTGCCGTACATTCACCGAGTACGACGGCCACGGCCAGCGCTACGCATCAGGCCGTGCGGGCCTCTTCTCCTTCTCCGCTATTCAAGCCGCCACGGCGCCCCTTTCGCGTCCGGCCAGCCAAGACAAAATTGCTCTTCTGCGCGGCGTCGTGCGTCGAACACAGCGCTCAGCGCTTTGTCCAAGCGAGTCTCTAGCCGCCGGGCCTCGATCAGGACCGCGCGGCAATGGTGACTCTCGAAAATCGTGCCGGCACGGATCGCGCGAAGTTGGCGAATGAGCGTTCGTAGTTCGTCGTTGTTCATGCGGCACCGTCCTTTCTCGGCGCCGTCGGGCTGAAGAGCATTCCCGCCGTCTGTTGCGGTTTGACGATTGCCGGCGACAGATAGTTGAGCGTCACGCGGCGGGCCGAATGTCCCAGCAGTTCCGTCGCATTGCCGCCGGCTGCTTCAAAGTAGGAAGCCGCCGACTTGCGCATGCGGTGGAACTTGCTTTTTCGATCAGTAGGCAGTCCCGCTCGCTTGAGGATGCGACCGTACTTGGCCCACAGATAAACCGGCGTATACGGCCAGGGGAAAAGCAATTCGCGCGCCGGCTCTCGTATCGCCCGAAGAGCCTCGATTGCCTCGGCGGGCAGTTCGGTTGATTTGTCTGCCGTTTGGAACTTGCGAAATTCGGCCGGCACGATCAGCCAGCCGCTATCCAGGTCGACGTCGGACCAGCGCAGTTGCATCACCGCGTTAATCCGCTCGGCGGTCCACCACAGAATTTGGTGCAGGGCCAACCACCAAGCGCCCGCCGGCACGCCACCGATTTCGCCGGGCTCGTCTCGCAACGCTGCGAAGAGGGTTGCCAGCTCAGCCTTGCTCCAAGCCTTGGGGATCCTTTGCGGCTGCGGGACCGCAGGAACGTCGGGAAACTTGTCGACGAACTGCTTTCGCGCGGCGAAGCGCCACAGGGCCAAAATATGGGAGCGTGCTTTTTGCGCCGTGGCCGGTGCGCGGCCGCTCTCGACGAACGAGTTGATAAACGCGGTGATCAGCTCATCGTCCAGGTCGGTCAATATGGGTTCGCGGCCGAGAAACTTCTGCAGGTGGTCGATGTTGACGCGGTACTGCAAATCGTTCTTTTCGCCGCGCCCGCGCAGGCGGAGGGGCTTGTAGTACCAGACGAACACCTGCCGAAGCGTCTTGGGCTTCTCGCCTTTTTCGGGCTTGCCGATCTGCGCATCTGCCCATTTCGCGCTTGCGTACGTCTTCGGCGGCGGCGCGGTGGAAACGTGGCCCAGCTCGAAGGCCAATCGCCACAATCGGCGGAAATAGTAACGCAAGTTCTCGCAAGTGTGCGCGGTGTACTTGCCATAGATGTAATCGCCGAAGGTGGCCCACCCGGCATACGACAGGTCCGAAACCAACGCGCTGCGGCCAAGCGATTCGGTGAAGCGATTTATCGCGTTTATGAACGCCCGACGGCTGCGCCGGGTGATCGGCAGCGTCCCACTCCTGATCGATTCGTCGATAAACGCGGCGAGCGGCTTTTTGAGCTGTGGTTTTTTCGTGCTCATGCGCACACCCCCTTTCCGCGCGGCGAGTGGGCGAAGCCGGTTCCAGAATCGGACTCATCCAGTGCCGGCCCTACAACGAGCACGGGGACCGGCCGGGTAAACTTGATCTGGCGACGGTCGACGTAATGAAGCAACGCAAGGCCGTCGGTCAAATGCCCGAGATACGCTTTCGCGCTTCCGGGTTGCATCTGCTCGCACCGCGTCGCGCCCGTCCGCCGCAGCCACTTCACCGAGCCTTGGAGCTTGGCACGTAGGATGGCCTTGCGCACCCAGTACCACGCTCGCTTTCTGGCGAGTGGGAAGACAAGTTCCCGGCCCTCGGGCCTGGTCAAACTGATCGCTTCGTTGCAATCGTCCGGCAGTTTGATTTGGATGGGCTCGTCCGTTTTCTTCTGGCGAATTACCAAGACACCGCCGGCAAGCACTTCGTCGCTGCGGAGGTCAACCAAGTCGGTCGGCCGCAGGCCGGTGTAGAAACCGGTCAGCACGAGGGCGCGCAGAACGTCGGACTTTTTCGCAAGGCAATTGCCCAAATCGAAGCGCCCTTTCTCGCACGCGACGGAATCGAGGAGTTTTTGAAACTCCTCGACCAGCCACGCCCGCGGGATGGGCTTCGGCACTTTGACGCGGCGCACTTCCTCGATCGGCGGCAGCATTTTTCGCCGCGCCGCTTCGCGCCACAGGCAGAGCAACGCCCCGCGCTGGCGATGCACCGTTCTACGCGCTATGCCGGCATCGATCCTGGCACCGATAAACTCGCCGAGCGTGTCGGCGTTCAGATCCGTGAGCAGTGCGTCGCGAGCCAGATGCTTTTGCAGAGCCACGACCGCGTAGCGAATCTGGTCGATCGACGCTCGGGCAAGGTCGCGATTGGTGCAATAACTATTCGCGAAATGCGATAGGCTGCCGGGTTCGCCAACTACGAACGGCTTGCCGGGATAACCGGCCCGCTTCGGCCGGCACAACGTTGGGTCGATTTTCCGCAGCACGCGCCGCACGATTTGCGGGTAATCAGCGACGGAGAACTTGTTAAATCCCGCGACGCGCAAGGCGTCGCCGAACTGGTCGATCATTTCATCGTTGACCTGGCGCAGCATCGTCGGACCGCCGCGCCAAAACGTGAACTTCGACAGTGCGCGGTCGCAACTCACGCGGTAGGCCGGGTGCTGGATTGCCGGGCGCACCTGATCCAGATAAGCCCGTTCGAGCGTCCCCGCCGGATGCGATACCGAATGCACAAACTCTCTTGCATCCGGCCGCGTTTCGACTAGCTGGGCATCATAGGCTCTGCGCCATAGCGACCTAATAGCGCCGCGCGTGTCCTTCCGCGACTGATGCCCAAGACGGCGCGCCGCCAGCCAGTCGCAAAAGCTGTCGAAGGTCGCGCGGTTGAGGTCGGCGAAATCGGGCTCGTGCCGAAGGAATTTTTCAAAGCGATTCCAGTGCAGGAAAGCGCCGCGCGGGGCTCGGTCGGGGAAAGTTTTCCGAAATCGCGCGCCGGCAGCTTTGAGGTAAAAATCGCGAAGCGATTCGCTCATCCCGGCACCCCCTTCCCGCGCGGCGCGCAACAGGGGCAAAGCCAGCCCGAGCGTGTTTGCCGCCAGTCGAGCTCGCGGGCGGTGCGCTCGGCCTCTTTACGGTCAGATGTGTAGAGCAGCTCGCGCGATTCGCAATCGGGATCGATGCAGCGGACCACGTACTGACGGGTAAAGGACGCGGTAGCCATGTCGGCACCTTTCATGCGCTGGCAGAGGGCCGAGCGCAAAACAATGAGTCCCGGTCCGCACCCTCGCTGTCAGGCGGAGATGAGGCCGCCTTGCGGGCCTTGGGCG
Protein-coding sequences here:
- a CDS encoding site-specific integrase, which produces MSTKKPQLKKPLAAFIDESIRSGTLPITRRSRRAFINAINRFTESLGRSALVSDLSYAGWATFGDYIYGKYTAHTCENLRYYFRRLWRLAFELGHVSTAPPPKTYASAKWADAQIGKPEKGEKPKTLRQVFVWYYKPLRLRGRGEKNDLQYRVNIDHLQKFLGREPILTDLDDELITAFINSFVESGRAPATAQKARSHILALWRFAARKQFVDKFPDVPAVPQPQRIPKAWSKAELATLFAALRDEPGEIGGVPAGAWWLALHQILWWTAERINAVMQLRWSDVDLDSGWLIVPAEFRKFQTADKSTELPAEAIEALRAIREPARELLFPWPYTPVYLWAKYGRILKRAGLPTDRKSKFHRMRKSAASYFEAAGGNATELLGHSARRVTLNYLSPAIVKPQQTAGMLFSPTAPRKDGAA